Sequence from the Sphingomonas koreensis genome:
AGATGCGCGTGCTGTTGTATGAAGGCGAGGTTGCCGTGGTCGCGCAACGGGCAGGAGCGGGCCGGACCGCTGCGGTCGAGGCGATCAAGCGAGCGGCACCGCCGCCGCCAACCGGCGCGATGGAACATCTGGTGCCCGGACAGGAACTGGTTTCCAGCCTGTCGTCGGGGAAGATCAGGGTCGCCCCGGCGCAACTGGACCGCTCGCTGCTGTGGGAGGATGGCCGGCTCGACTTCGTGGACGAGCCGCTGGTGCGCGCTGTCGAGCGTATCAATCGCTATACCGATACCCCCATCGTGGTCGGCGACGCGGCGGCCGGGCGTTTGCTGGTGAACGGGGTGTTCGACGCGGGCGACACGCAGAGCTTCGTCCGCGGAATGACCGCGCTGTTTCCGCTTTCGGCCAGATATGACAATGCGAAGGTCACGCTGGTGAGCGGGAAGGAGCCGCTCGCTTCAAGACAAAAATAGATGGGCGCGAATTCGCCCGTACCGCGTCTCTAGAAATAGAGGGGCGTATCAATCGACCCCTCAGAGACTTGGGGGAGATGATATGTCGCATAGGCCGTACCTGCTTTCCGGATTGGCAAGTGTCGCGTTGATCGCGAGCGTGACGGCGCCGCCGGCCTATGCGCAACAACTCTATGATTTCGATATTCCCGCGCAGGACCTGGGCAGCGCCCTGCGCACCTTTGCGCGGACATCCGGCGTCCAGGTGATTTTCGACGGGGGCGCGCTGCGCGGCAAGCGCAGCGCACGCTATCGCCAGCGCGCGGCGCCTGAAGCCGCGTTGCAGACGATCCTGCGGGGAACGGGCATGAGCTTCCGTCGCGACGGGGGCATCTATGTGATCGTTCCGGCGGACACTCCTGTCCGCCCCACGGCCAGCGCGGCGCCCCCAACGACCCCCGCGCCAGCACCGGCCGTGCCGCAGGATGCGGTTGCCGAAGAGGACGCCGAGGTCATCGTGACCGCGCAGAAGCGCGCGGAGCGGATCATCGACGTGCCGATTGCAATGACGGCTCTGTCGGGTAGCGCGCTGGACGACCGGAAGATCGAAGGCGGGTCGGAGCTGCTGCGCGCCGTGCCGAACGTCACCTTCTCCAAAAGCAACTTCAGCATGTACAATTTCTCGATCCGCGGGATCGGGACCAAGGCCATCTCGGCGTCGAGCGACCCGGCCGTGGCGGTGAGCTTCAACAATACCCCGCTCGTCAGGAACCGGCTGTTCGAATCGGAATTCTTCGACCTGCAGCGGGTCGAGGTGCTGCGCGGCCCGCAGGGCACGCTGTATGGCCGCAACGCGACGGCGGGCGTGGTCAACATGATTCCCGCGCTTCCAGGCCGCGATTTCGCTTTGGAAGCGAAGCTGGAGGTCGGAAGCTTCGATACGATGCGGGCGAGCGGGATGCTCAACGTGCCGCTGAGCGATACGCTGGGCGTGCGGGTCGCGGGCGCGTTCACCAGCCGCGAGGGCTTCGACTACAACAGCTTCACGCAGCGGCGCGTCAACGGGCGTGAGCTGTGGTCGACGCGCGCGACGCTGGCGTGGGAGCCGAGCGACCGCTTCCGCGCCAACCTCATCTGGCAGCATTTCGAGGAGGACGACAACCGCTCGCGCACCGGCAAGCAGTTGTGCACCCCTGATCCCGGACCGGCCACGGTGGGCGGCATCGCCGTGACGGATCCGCTCACGCGCGGCCGGATGAGCCAGGGTTGCCTGCCAGGTTCGCTCTATGACGATGCGGCCTTCGGCGCGCCCAACGGGAACGCCCTGTCCTATATCTTCGTGCCGAACACGATCTCGATCGGCAGGGATCCGGTCACGCGGGCCCAGGTGAACGTGGTAAAGCTGGGCGACCCGTTCGCCGGCGTCGTGCAATCGCGGAACCTGCGCGAAATCGCGACGAGCTATGATCCGGTGTTCCGGGCCAAGAACGACGTGGTCCAGCTCAACCTCGAGTTCGAACCGTCGGACGGGCTGAAACTCGTGTCGCAGACCGCCTATTCACGCGATCGCTTCTATTCGACACAGGATTATAATCGCTTCGTCAGCAACCCGATTTTCAACAGCTCCACCCAGCCGCTGCTGAACTCGCGCAATCAGTTGATCGATCCGGTGGCGTTTCCCGGGCCAACCCCCGGCGGGATGTACTGCGATCCGCAGCTGGGTTGCTCCGACCGACTCGTGTCGGCGGATCTCAGCCGATCGGCAAACCGCCAATGGTCGCAGGAGCTGCGGCTGCAATCGAGCTTCGACGGGCCGGTCAACTTCAATATCGGGGCCAACTATCTCGATTTCAAATCACAGGACGATTACTACGTCTTCAACAACATGTTCACGCTGATTTCGGAATGGTTCTATGGAACATCCGTAGTCGGCGGAAACACCGTGCAACTTCCTTGTCCGCTCGGCTTCGAAGGCCGGGAGTGCGTCTATGTCGATCGGAACCCCATCGGCAGCCTCGACAATCAGGGCCACAATTATTTCCTGAGCCAGAACGGCATCCGGATCAAATCATATGCCGGTTTCGGCGAGCTGTACTGGAACCTGTCGAGCAACCTGAAGGTGACCGCGGGTCTGCGCTACACACGGGACGAGAAGGTCTCCACGCAGGTTCCCAGCCAGCTGCTGCTTGGGGGCGGAACGCAAACGCCTCTTCCCGGTTCGAATACGGGCGGCCGCGTGAACAGCGGCTATCCCGCGCTTCCGGATATCGAGCAGGCGTGGAGCGAATTCACCGGGCGCCTGGTGCTCGACTGGAAGCCGAACCTCTCGTTCACCGACGATACGCTGATCTATGCTTCGGCATCGCGCGGGTACAAGGGGGGCGGTGCCAATCCGCCACGCGTCGATATCAATCCTGCAATCGTTCAGTATCAGCCGCTGGCGCAGACCTTCCGGCCCGAATATCTCAACGCGTTCGAAGTCGGGATCAAGAACAGCTTCGGCAGCGGGCGGTTCATGCTGAACGGCACGGCCTTCTACTACGACTATAAGGATTATCAGATTTCGCAGATCGTGGACCGGATCGCGTTCAACGAGAATTTCGATGCGACGATCTGGGGCCTGGAGTTCGAAGCGGCGTGGCGGCCTTCTCGCGCTTTTCGGCTGGACGCCAACCTCGGCTATCTGAAGACGCGGTTGAAGGAAGGTTCGCAGTCGATCGACGTGATGAACCGCACGCAGGGCGATCCGGACTGGATGGTGCTGCGTCCCTGGCTTCAGGCGCCGTCGAATTGCGTCGCGCCGCGGGCGTTCGTCGAACGCATCATGCGCGGCGCGGCGGCGCTCCGGAACCTCGCGCTTTCGGCGCTATGCCCCGGATCGAACCGCATCGGATCGTACAATCCAGGTTTCCCGGGAGGAATTCCCTATCACGCGCTCTACGGGTTCACCTATGATTACACCGCGCCGTACAACCCCGCCACCGTGGGGCTGAACATCAATCAGGGCGGCAGCGGCGCTCCCAATGGCGGTCGTGGATTCGCCGCGGACCTGGGTGGCAATGAACTGCCCAACTCGCCGCGGCTGACCTTCAACGTCGGCGCGCAATACACCTTCTTTGTCGATGCGGGAAATTGGGAGCTGACCTTTCGCGGCGACTATTATCGTCAGTCGGAAAGCTTCGCGCGGATCTACAACACTGAATATGACCGGCTGAAGGCGTGGGACAATCTCAACCTGGCGGTGACGCTGGCGCGCCCATCCTCTGGCCTCACTTTCCAGCTCTATGTGAAGAACGTGTTCGACGATGCGCCGATCACCGACTTCTTCACCAACGCCGACGACACAGGGTTGAGCGCAAATGTCTTCACGCTCGATCCACGTATCATCGGGTTCAGTATGTCGAAGAAATTCTGAATAATAGTATAGAAACAGAAAAAAATCTCGAGAATATAGATTGTTCACGTTCGATTCATGTTGAATATAAGTTGATACCGTGTACTATATTGAAACGGCACGAGTCGATTTCTTGATGAAATCGAATGATGTCGTACATCATAATCATATTATGTATGTAGGAGAGAGAAATGAAAAAGATTCTTAGCGCTGCTGTTGCTTCGATCGCTCTTATCTCTGCACCTTCGGTGTCCGCGCAGACCTTTGCTACCACGGCGGGCACTTATACC
This genomic interval carries:
- a CDS encoding TonB-dependent receptor domain-containing protein is translated as MTAPPAYAQQLYDFDIPAQDLGSALRTFARTSGVQVIFDGGALRGKRSARYRQRAAPEAALQTILRGTGMSFRRDGGIYVIVPADTPVRPTASAAPPTTPAPAPAVPQDAVAEEDAEVIVTAQKRAERIIDVPIAMTALSGSALDDRKIEGGSELLRAVPNVTFSKSNFSMYNFSIRGIGTKAISASSDPAVAVSFNNTPLVRNRLFESEFFDLQRVEVLRGPQGTLYGRNATAGVVNMIPALPGRDFALEAKLEVGSFDTMRASGMLNVPLSDTLGVRVAGAFTSREGFDYNSFTQRRVNGRELWSTRATLAWEPSDRFRANLIWQHFEEDDNRSRTGKQLCTPDPGPATVGGIAVTDPLTRGRMSQGCLPGSLYDDAAFGAPNGNALSYIFVPNTISIGRDPVTRAQVNVVKLGDPFAGVVQSRNLREIATSYDPVFRAKNDVVQLNLEFEPSDGLKLVSQTAYSRDRFYSTQDYNRFVSNPIFNSSTQPLLNSRNQLIDPVAFPGPTPGGMYCDPQLGCSDRLVSADLSRSANRQWSQELRLQSSFDGPVNFNIGANYLDFKSQDDYYVFNNMFTLISEWFYGTSVVGGNTVQLPCPLGFEGRECVYVDRNPIGSLDNQGHNYFLSQNGIRIKSYAGFGELYWNLSSNLKVTAGLRYTRDEKVSTQVPSQLLLGGGTQTPLPGSNTGGRVNSGYPALPDIEQAWSEFTGRLVLDWKPNLSFTDDTLIYASASRGYKGGGANPPRVDINPAIVQYQPLAQTFRPEYLNAFEVGIKNSFGSGRFMLNGTAFYYDYKDYQISQIVDRIAFNENFDATIWGLEFEAAWRPSRAFRLDANLGYLKTRLKEGSQSIDVMNRTQGDPDWMVLRPWLQAPSNCVAPRAFVERIMRGAAALRNLALSALCPGSNRIGSYNPGFPGGIPYHALYGFTYDYTAPYNPATVGLNINQGGSGAPNGGRGFAADLGGNELPNSPRLTFNVGAQYTFFVDAGNWELTFRGDYYRQSESFARIYNTEYDRLKAWDNLNLAVTLARPSSGLTFQLYVKNVFDDAPITDFFTNADDTGLSANVFTLDPRIIGFSMSKKF